The Hymenobacter sp. GOD-10R genome includes a window with the following:
- a CDS encoding SusD/RagB family nutrient-binding outer membrane lipoprotein, with amino-acid sequence MQKYLLFLGLLLGGGTLTSCEKYLDVNDNPNNPISSTPNFLLPGIISNGIQTQMFSALRTPYITQYLVSRTRNSGGNDQYYLTNANSTNTFNYSYFQSGGNIPPMIKAAQEEGSPYYVGAGKIMQAVILAHVTDMLGDVPYSEAYQGGANYTPKYDPQEQIYGNINQLLDEGIVEMSRPSSENFRALYSTTPSESGDILYKGDPAKWVKLCYALKARQLQHLTKKAASGAYNPNAVLALCDKAFTSTADDAQIQYQTAVSPLTNTTNIFGTTRANFGTATFSTNIIKYLNGTTYPGVIDPRFGIMAPTTSTGADPGAGTTTNLTPGSTITDFYASWYARDLGYFEVITYHELKFIEAEAAFRAGNKTRALAAYRAGIQTHMRKIGVGGTFSAPAVTFPTISEAQITAYLASAAVAQTEADLTLRRIMEQKYIAMFLNPDSWSDLRRLDFDPTIYVNFVYPTLNVNSTLASKPDYKDRFPRRLLPGATEVLYNPNEIARIGGNDPDYITRPMWFDQP; translated from the coding sequence ATGCAAAAATATCTTCTATTTCTGGGGCTGCTGCTGGGGGGCGGCACGCTCACGTCGTGCGAGAAGTATCTCGACGTCAACGACAATCCCAATAACCCCATCTCCTCGACCCCGAACTTCCTGTTGCCGGGCATCATCAGCAATGGCATCCAGACGCAGATGTTCTCGGCCTTGCGTACGCCTTACATCACGCAGTACCTTGTGAGCCGCACCCGCAACAGCGGCGGCAACGACCAGTACTACCTCACGAACGCAAACAGCACCAACACCTTCAACTACTCCTACTTCCAGTCAGGGGGTAATATTCCGCCCATGATAAAGGCGGCGCAGGAAGAAGGCTCGCCGTACTACGTGGGAGCCGGCAAGATCATGCAGGCCGTGATTTTGGCCCACGTAACGGATATGCTCGGCGACGTGCCCTACAGCGAAGCCTACCAGGGCGGCGCCAACTACACGCCCAAGTACGATCCGCAAGAGCAGATTTACGGCAACATCAACCAGCTGCTCGACGAGGGCATTGTGGAGATGAGCCGGCCGTCGTCCGAAAACTTCCGAGCGCTGTATAGCACCACACCTAGCGAGAGCGGCGACATTCTGTATAAGGGTGACCCGGCGAAATGGGTGAAGCTTTGCTACGCCTTGAAGGCCCGCCAGCTTCAGCACTTAACGAAGAAGGCTGCCAGCGGTGCTTATAATCCAAACGCGGTACTCGCGCTGTGCGACAAAGCCTTTACCTCCACAGCCGACGACGCGCAGATTCAGTATCAAACAGCTGTTTCGCCGCTGACCAACACCACCAATATCTTCGGCACGACGCGGGCGAACTTCGGTACGGCGACGTTTTCCACGAACATCATCAAATACCTGAACGGCACCACGTACCCTGGCGTCATCGACCCGCGGTTTGGCATTATGGCGCCCACTACCAGCACCGGCGCCGACCCCGGCGCCGGCACCACAACGAACCTGACGCCGGGCTCTACCATCACCGACTTCTACGCTAGCTGGTACGCCCGTGACCTAGGTTACTTCGAAGTCATCACCTACCACGAGCTGAAGTTTATCGAGGCCGAAGCTGCTTTTCGGGCTGGTAATAAGACGCGGGCATTAGCAGCATACCGCGCTGGCATTCAGACGCACATGCGCAAAATCGGTGTCGGCGGCACGTTCTCGGCGCCGGCTGTTACGTTCCCCACCATCAGCGAAGCCCAGATTACGGCTTACCTGGCTAGCGCTGCCGTAGCCCAAACGGAAGCCGACCTGACGCTACGCCGCATTATGGAGCAGAAGTACATTGCCATGTTTCTGAACCCCGATTCGTGGTCGGATCTGCGCCGCTTGGATTTCGACCCGACGATCTACGTGAACTTCGTGTACCCTACGCTCAATGTGAACTCCACCTTGGCGAGCAAGCCAGATTACAAGGACCGTTTCCCACGGCGCTTGTTGCCGGGCGCAACCGAGGTGCTGTATAACCCCAACGAGATTGCGCGCATCGGCGGCAACGACCCCGACTACATTACGCGGCCTATGTGGTTCGACCAGCCATAA
- a CDS encoding glycoside hydrolase family 10 protein encodes MLRSFPAVCSALFCVAFSLLLGLPFSIKAQQVPPKRELRGVWIATVENIDWPSARGLPAEQQRREYRRLLDAQQHNGINAVFVQVRPSSDAFYQSELEPWSKWLTGQQGKAPSPYYDPLLFLIEEAHLRGMEFHAWFNPYRASTDTATRKLAPNHPFRKHPEWFLRYSGKLLYNPGLPAVREYITQVILDVVRRYDIDGVHFDDYFYPYPEAGQVIHDELAFAEYNPDGLKLSDWRRQNVNILVRDLHAAIQQNKRWVKFGISPFGVWMNQNEHPEGSATKAFQGYTGLYADAREWMRQGWVDYILPQLYWSTNFRAAAYPVLVDWWARNHFGRHLYIGHGAYRMQESTRSDTTWRNPRELPRQVRLNRKYPEDVNGSVFFSARSLMANAKSTTDSLRWHEFRYPALVPTMPWLDAVPPRPAQNLVLTRTGPTAMLTWQPGPAASDGDIARYYVVYRFAQGETATPDDPRYIIGLVPQLPTHAPVLVDTSARANTAYAYYVTAVDRLHNESAPVRVLTTGRSAEIIVAQAPSAGAAPASEVPAPVTRQTPTPRAGTLVRPSTTPSTIKTKVKTKHRKRGNFFQRLFGGR; translated from the coding sequence ATGCTCCGATCTTTTCCCGCCGTTTGCTCTGCTTTATTTTGTGTTGCTTTTAGCCTGTTGCTAGGGCTACCATTTTCTATAAAGGCCCAGCAGGTGCCGCCCAAGCGCGAACTACGCGGCGTTTGGATTGCAACGGTTGAAAATATTGATTGGCCGAGCGCCCGCGGATTACCAGCCGAGCAGCAGCGCCGCGAGTACCGCCGCCTGCTCGACGCCCAGCAGCACAATGGCATCAACGCGGTGTTTGTGCAGGTCCGTCCGTCGTCGGACGCATTTTACCAAAGCGAACTGGAGCCGTGGAGCAAGTGGCTGACGGGCCAGCAGGGCAAGGCACCTAGCCCATACTACGATCCACTGCTCTTTCTAATCGAAGAAGCGCACCTCCGCGGCATGGAGTTTCATGCCTGGTTCAATCCGTACCGAGCTTCTACCGATACGGCTACGCGCAAGCTAGCCCCCAACCATCCGTTTCGGAAGCACCCCGAGTGGTTTTTGCGCTACTCGGGCAAGCTGCTCTACAACCCTGGCTTGCCCGCGGTGCGTGAGTACATCACCCAGGTAATTCTGGACGTGGTGCGGCGCTATGACATCGACGGGGTGCACTTCGACGACTACTTCTATCCCTATCCGGAAGCCGGCCAAGTGATTCACGACGAGCTAGCTTTTGCAGAGTACAACCCTGATGGACTGAAGCTGTCCGACTGGCGACGCCAAAACGTGAATATCCTCGTCCGGGACCTGCACGCGGCCATTCAGCAGAACAAGCGCTGGGTGAAGTTTGGTATCTCACCGTTTGGCGTGTGGATGAACCAGAACGAGCACCCCGAAGGCTCCGCGACCAAGGCCTTTCAGGGCTACACGGGCCTGTACGCCGACGCCCGCGAGTGGATGCGCCAAGGCTGGGTCGATTACATTCTGCCCCAGCTATACTGGAGTACCAACTTCCGGGCGGCCGCTTACCCCGTGCTGGTCGACTGGTGGGCGCGCAACCACTTTGGGCGGCACCTCTACATCGGGCACGGGGCTTACCGCATGCAGGAGAGCACGAGGTCGGATACGACGTGGCGCAACCCGCGCGAGCTACCTAGGCAGGTGCGCCTAAACCGAAAGTATCCGGAAGATGTGAACGGAAGCGTGTTTTTCAGTGCCCGCTCGCTTATGGCGAATGCCAAGAGCACCACCGACTCCTTGCGCTGGCATGAATTCCGTTACCCGGCCCTTGTGCCCACGATGCCGTGGCTGGATGCCGTGCCACCGCGCCCAGCGCAGAACTTGGTGCTTACGCGCACCGGCCCCACAGCCATGCTCACGTGGCAGCCGGGACCTGCTGCGTCCGATGGTGATATCGCCCGGTATTATGTGGTGTACCGTTTTGCTCAAGGGGAAACTGCAACACCGGACGATCCGCGCTATATCATCGGCCTGGTGCCGCAGCTGCCAACCCACGCGCCGGTGCTAGTCGATACCTCGGCGCGGGCAAATACTGCGTACGCGTACTACGTGACGGCCGTCGATCGGCTGCACAACGAAAGCGCCCCAGTACGCGTGCTAACGACGGGTCGTTCGGCCGAAATTATTGTAGCTCAAGCTCCTAGTGCTGGTGCAGCACCTGCATCAGAAGTACCAGCTCCCGTGACGCGCCAAACACCTACACCGCGTGCTGGTACGTTGGTGCGCCCATCCACGACACCTAGTACCATCAAGACCAAAGTCAAAACGAAGCACCGCAAGCGAGGCAACTTCTTCCAACGTCTGTTTGGAGGTCGTTAG